The following nucleotide sequence is from Nautilia sp. PV-1.
CGGCATATGCCATCTCAGCCATAAGCACACCGCTTTGTGCCTGGAGCAGCGCCCCTCTTGCCTGATTCAGCATTGAATAAATATCACTCGGATCTACAACAAACAGCTCTTCGCCTTTTTTTACTACATCACCCTCTTCTACATTGATTTTTTTTATATAACCCATTACTCTTGTTGCAACCATAACCTGTGAAGGCGAATATATATTTGCAACATATTCTTTTTTAATATTAATATCTTTTTTTACCGCCGTTGCCGTTTCAAACGCAAACAGTGCAGCAACTAAACCGCTCAAAAGTGCTATTTTTTTCATTTACTCTCCTTTACTAAATCTCCTAATGCCGCTTTTAATTCAGCCGCAGCAAGCGCTTCATCATATTTAGCCTTAATAAGCTCCGCTCTGGCTTTTCTGGCATCCGCCTCTTTCATTAAAAGAATTGTCATATTAATCATTCCCTGTTTATACATATATTCGTATTTTTTAAGTATTTCTTCCGCTAAATCTCTGTTAATAATTTTATTTTTAAGTACAGCCGCTTTTGCTCTCAGGTCTAAATATTTCTGTTCAACCTGAAGTTTTACGCCTTTTTTCATATATTTGTAATAATAAGCAGTCTGAAGCGCTTCGATTTTACTTTTTTCTATTTTGGCTTTTTCGCTGTTATCGAAAATATTATAATTAAGCCCTACAGCCGCCACATAATAATCTTTGTCCGCACTGATGTTATTAAGCTGATTGTCATTCCAGCCGTATTCAAGGTGCGCACCTATTGTAGGATATTTTACAGAAGAATCCATTTTTACTTTTTTCTGCATTGTTTCAACGTTTTTCTGCATCCATTTTAAATCGTTTCTGTTCTGGAGCGCAAGTTTTTCAAGCTCTTTTAAATCCGCATTAGGCGAAACAATCACCTTAAAGTCGCCTACATTGCTTATACTGTCATCCCCGCTTAAAAATCTGAGATAAGAAAGAGCAAGAGCATATTTATTTTTTGCTTCCACAAGCATTGCCGCTACTTCGCTGTCTCTTTTTTTTGCCTGAAGAAGATCAGTATCCGTTGCCATTCCGACTTTCTTAAATTCGGTAATCATTTTTACAAAGCTGCTGGTTGTCTGTTTGGCTTTTTGAAGAGCTTTAATAAAATATTTAGCCGCTACGGCACCGTTATATGCCTTTAACACTTCTATTGCCAGTTTGTTTTTGTCATGAGCATATTTGAATTTATTTGCAAGAACCTGCAGTTTTGCCATTTCTTTGGCATATTTTAATTTAAATCCTGTAAAAATAGGAACTTCATAAACAAATTTTGTTTTGAAATTGCTTCTGCTGCCAGGATAATTCAAATCCTTAGGCTGAATAGCCAAAAGCTGATCAGGAGTCGCTCCGCTCCCCCATGCACTTAAAAAATCTGCAAAACCGAAATCCCTAAAAGTAGCTTCCCTGCTTTCAAGCTTCATGCCGAAAACATACATTGCGTTATTGCTTCTGCTAATCTCTTCGCTGAAAACAAGTTTACCCCAGTCATATCCCTTGGCTGTTTTTAAATCAGCTTTAGCTTTGTCAATGTTAAGCTTTTTAGCCTTTAGCTCCAAGTTGTTATTTAAACTTTCTTTAAGCACGGTATCGAAATTAACCGTTTTAGCTAAAAGCAGACTTGACAAAGCGGCTGAAATAAACAAGAATTTTTTCATACCGCTCCTTTAATAATTTTGTCGAATTTTATCAAATTAAGAATGAATTACTTATGTTATAAGAATAAATTATAAGATTTTTTTTATCTTAATTTTAAAAGTGTAAAAATTTACACATTTTACAATGCAAAACATGTATTTATTTTATGTGTCTGACACTTATAAAAGGAAATAAAGAAATAAGAAAAAGAATTATTTTTTATTTTTTGACATTCTTTTTCTTACTGAAGGATCAAGGTATTTTTTTCTAACACGGATAGACTGAGGAGTAACTTCCACAAGCTCATCGTCTTCTATCCACTCAAGCGCTCTTTCAAGCGTCATTTCAACAGGAGGAACAAGTTTGATAGCTTCATCACTGCCGCTGGCTCTCACGTTTGTAAGGTTTTTACCTTTAATAGGATTAACTTCAAGGTCGTTGCTTCTGCTGTGTTCTCCCACTATCATACCGTTATACACTTTATCACCAGGTTTTATAAACATTCTTCCTCTCTCTTGCAGGTTGAATATCGCATAACCTACGGCAACCCCGTTTTCCATAGAAATAAGCGCACCGTTTTTTCTTGTATAAGGTTTTGTAGTCGCAGGTCTGAAATCTAAAAATGAGCTGTTAAGAACACCCTCACCTTTAGTATCTGTCATAAATTCACCTCTGTATCCGATAAGCCCGCGTGCAGGCATTTCGAATTCGATTCTTGTAGAACCGTCGCTTAAAGGCATCATGTTTTTCATAATTCCGCCACGGGTTCCGAGTTTTTCGATTACCGCACCGCTGTACTCTTCAGGAACGTCAACCACTACGTATTCATACGGCTCTAACTTAACACCGTTTTCTTCTTTGATAATTACTTCCGGACGTGAAAGTGAAAACTCAAAATCTTCTCTTCTTAAGTTTTCAGCAAGGATGGCTATCTGAAGCTCACCTCTTCCTGATACTTTAAATTTACCTTCGCCTAGCTCTTCAATTTTCATTGCGATATTTGTTTCCATCTCTTTAAAAAGTCTGTCTCTAAGCTTAGGAGCGGTTACGTTTTTACCTTCTGTTCCTGCAAGAGGAGAATCGTTAACGCTCATAATTACGCTGATTGTAGGCTCTTCGATATGTAGAGGGTCAAGACCTACAGGATTGTCTTTGTCTGCAATAGTATCTCCGACATCAAGTGCACTGAACCCAGCAATAGCAACAATATCCCCCGCACTTGCTTTATCAATCTCAACCCTGTCAAGTCCAAGAAAACCTAACAGTTTGGTAATTCTGCCGTTTATTTTTTCTCCACTAGCTTTAACCAGCGTTACGCTTTCACCTTTACTTACACTCCCGTTGAAAATTCTTGCAATACCTATTCTACCTACGAAATTATCGTAATCAAGTGTAAATACCTGCATTTGAAGAGGTTTATCCTCTTCACCGGTAGGTGCAGGAATATGTTCCACTATAGCTTCGAATATCGGAGTCATATTTTCATTGTCGTCTTCAAGCTCCCATTTTGCTATACCGTTTTTAGCTGCAGCATAAATAATAGGAAACTCAAGCTGGTCTTCACTCGCACCCATACTTACAAAAAGGTCAAAAACCTCATCCACGACTCTGTCCGGCTCTGCAGCTGGTTTATCTATTTTATTTACTACTAAAATAGGTTTTAATCCCAGTGAAAGAGCTTTTTTTACAACGAATTTAGTCTGAGGCATAACCCCTTCTTGTGCGTCAACAAGAAGCAGAACGCCGTCAACCATTTTTAAAACCCTCTCAACTTCTCCTCCGAAATCGCTGTGTCCCGGCGTATCGATAATATTAATTTTGTAATCGTTCCATTTTATTGCGGTATTCTTACTTAAAATAGTAATACCTCTTTCTTTTTCCAGGTCGTTAGAATCCATTACCCTTTCGCCTAGTTCTTTTCTTTCGTCAAGAGTTCCTGACTGTTTTAGAAGTTCGTCAACCAGTGTAGTTTTACCATGGTCAACGTGTGCGATAACCGCAATATTTCTAATATTTTTCATTAATTGCCTTTTATTCTGAAATTTTTCCGCAATTATATCTAATTATGTTCAATATAGATAACAATAAATATAATTAAAACCATACATTAAAATAAAAAAAATTTATAAACGGACATTTTACTAATATATTTAAAAAAAAATAGATATGATTCGAGCATTAAAAAATTAATCAAGGATTAATATGAGCTCAAAACTAAAAATTGTTTTACTGATAATACTCGCATTTGTTTCCATTCTAGTTCCGGGATACTTTATAATCCAAAATCAGATATACAAACTTGCCGAACAGGAAAATATAGACAAGGCAAGAAAAGCAGCCGACCAGCTTATAGCAATGAGAGGTTATATGGCCAAAATAGCTCCACACGTTACACGAAAAGACAAATCTATTTCAAGATGGGCATGTACTCCTGCATATTCCGGAAGAAACGTCGCTAAAACGGTTACCGAAAAATCAGGTTTTTATATAAAACAGACTTCCTTAAAATACAGAAACCCTCTAAACAAACCAAATAAATATGAAAAAAGAATCTTAAAACTCATTGAAGAAAAAAAACTGCCGGAATATTATGAAATCGGGAAAAATGAAAAAGGAGAACAGGTTATAAGATACGCAAAACCGCTGTATATTAAAAAAGCGTGTTTAAAGTGTCACGGTGTGCCTCACAAAGACGTTCCTGAAAATTTATACAAAGCCCTGGTAAAAGATTACGGACCTGTTGCCTTTAACTATAAAGTAGGAGATATCAGAGGAATCGTTTCAGTGGAAGTTCCAATGACTCAGGTTAAAAAATCTATAGCAAAAACACAGGAAATAATGCTTGTCGGAGGAATTTTAGCTTTAATACTATTTATTGCAATAATAATTATCGCTATTAATATCTTTTTTGAAAAAAACATAATAAAACCGGTTACCGAATACTCCAACGTTTTAACCGCAAATGAAGACGATTTAA
It contains:
- the typA gene encoding translational GTPase TypA; the protein is MKNIRNIAVIAHVDHGKTTLVDELLKQSGTLDERKELGERVMDSNDLEKERGITILSKNTAIKWNDYKINIIDTPGHSDFGGEVERVLKMVDGVLLLVDAQEGVMPQTKFVVKKALSLGLKPILVVNKIDKPAAEPDRVVDEVFDLFVSMGASEDQLEFPIIYAAAKNGIAKWELEDDNENMTPIFEAIVEHIPAPTGEEDKPLQMQVFTLDYDNFVGRIGIARIFNGSVSKGESVTLVKASGEKINGRITKLLGFLGLDRVEIDKASAGDIVAIAGFSALDVGDTIADKDNPVGLDPLHIEEPTISVIMSVNDSPLAGTEGKNVTAPKLRDRLFKEMETNIAMKIEELGEGKFKVSGRGELQIAILAENLRREDFEFSLSRPEVIIKEENGVKLEPYEYVVVDVPEEYSGAVIEKLGTRGGIMKNMMPLSDGSTRIEFEMPARGLIGYRGEFMTDTKGEGVLNSSFLDFRPATTKPYTRKNGALISMENGVAVGYAIFNLQERGRMFIKPGDKVYNGMIVGEHSRSNDLEVNPIKGKNLTNVRASGSDEAIKLVPPVEMTLERALEWIEDDELVEVTPQSIRVRKKYLDPSVRKRMSKNKK
- a CDS encoding TolC family protein — its product is MKKFLFISAALSSLLLAKTVNFDTVLKESLNNNLELKAKKLNIDKAKADLKTAKGYDWGKLVFSEEISRSNNAMYVFGMKLESREATFRDFGFADFLSAWGSGATPDQLLAIQPKDLNYPGSRSNFKTKFVYEVPIFTGFKLKYAKEMAKLQVLANKFKYAHDKNKLAIEVLKAYNGAVAAKYFIKALQKAKQTTSSFVKMITEFKKVGMATDTDLLQAKKRDSEVAAMLVEAKNKYALALSYLRFLSGDDSISNVGDFKVIVSPNADLKELEKLALQNRNDLKWMQKNVETMQKKVKMDSSVKYPTIGAHLEYGWNDNQLNNISADKDYYVAAVGLNYNIFDNSEKAKIEKSKIEALQTAYYYKYMKKGVKLQVEQKYLDLRAKAAVLKNKIINRDLAEEILKKYEYMYKQGMINMTILLMKEADARKARAELIKAKYDEALAAAELKAALGDLVKESK